The proteins below come from a single Candidatus Afararchaeum irisae genomic window:
- a CDS encoding MFS transporter, giving the protein MDVLNRQKRSELGSILKYYLYKSTRADEFYRPIMYLFFLSNGFSFTQIAILEAVYNITTVVGEIPTGYVGDRVGRRNSLLIGTLLISVTLVGIGLSESFATVVLLYVFWSTGYNFRSGSEDAWLYDTLIDDLGSERFAHVRGRGEAVSLGTGAVAAVVGGYLGGIDLSYPWFVGAAITFLGALVLVTVDEPETYEAADTESLSLRRTARIVKDAVSQKNLRAFVVYYYVLYSAVTYLIFVFLQPIFETVVVDLGVAASQVESLLGWFYAAYSLLGAVISYYAGAIKNHVGVRAWFLYLPFGVGAALVGMYFFPVLSLPTFLFARGLSDVTKSFAGQYVNDRIATLGRATVLSGMAMVSGLTVVPFQLGSGVISDYVSPLFALFVGGIVLILGSGAVLVWETPVSEEATST; this is encoded by the coding sequence GTACCTCTTCTTCCTCTCGAACGGTTTTAGTTTCACACAGATAGCGATACTCGAAGCCGTCTATAACATAACGACGGTAGTGGGCGAAATTCCGACGGGATACGTGGGCGACCGGGTCGGACGACGCAACAGCCTTCTGATCGGAACCCTCCTCATCTCGGTGACACTCGTAGGGATCGGTCTCTCGGAGTCTTTCGCCACAGTCGTACTCCTCTATGTCTTCTGGTCTACGGGGTATAACTTCCGGTCGGGGAGTGAGGACGCCTGGCTCTACGACACACTCATAGACGACCTGGGTTCGGAGAGATTCGCCCACGTACGCGGTAGAGGAGAGGCGGTCTCTCTCGGAACGGGAGCCGTCGCGGCTGTCGTGGGCGGCTACCTCGGAGGCATCGACCTCTCGTACCCGTGGTTCGTAGGAGCGGCTATCACCTTCTTGGGAGCCTTAGTCCTCGTGACAGTCGACGAGCCCGAGACCTACGAAGCCGCCGACACAGAGAGCCTGAGTCTCCGCAGAACCGCGCGGATCGTGAAAGACGCTGTTTCACAGAAGAACCTCAGGGCGTTCGTCGTCTACTACTACGTCCTCTACTCCGCGGTCACATACCTGATCTTCGTCTTCCTCCAGCCCATATTCGAGACGGTCGTCGTAGATCTAGGTGTCGCCGCGAGCCAGGTCGAGTCACTCCTCGGCTGGTTCTACGCGGCTTACAGTCTCCTGGGGGCTGTGATCAGTTACTACGCGGGAGCGATAAAGAACCACGTCGGCGTCCGAGCCTGGTTCCTCTACCTTCCGTTCGGTGTCGGAGCCGCACTCGTCGGAATGTACTTCTTCCCCGTGTTATCTCTCCCGACGTTTCTGTTCGCAAGAGGACTCTCGGACGTCACTAAGTCGTTCGCGGGACAGTACGTGAACGACAGGATAGCCACCTTAGGAAGAGCCACGGTTCTGAGCGGGATGGCGATGGTCAGCGGTCTCACAGTCGTCCCGTTCCAGCTTGGAAGCGGAGTGATTTCGGACTACGTCTCGCCACTCTTCGCCCTCTTCGTCGGCGGTATCGTCCTTATACTCGGGTCAGGAGCGGTTCTCGTCTGGGAGACACCCGTGTCAGAAGAGGCTACATCGACGTGA
- the serB gene encoding phosphoserine phosphatase SerB: MLIAFDFDGTLSDSEMTVLLGEEKDVAEEIAGITDRAMNGEIGYAESLRQRIELLEGLPEERMNHAFERIKFHEGAADLINDLRDAGVFVAILTGGFERGVESILERSGIEVDEIVANRLVLENGALTGEVEGSLIEGTKDEALERLATSEGVDLEDTMAVGDGANDLPMLRIAGDAIGYEPKPTVREECDTVVASVEELRRLLEERGVLG; the protein is encoded by the coding sequence ATGTTGATAGCCTTCGACTTCGACGGAACGCTCTCTGACTCCGAGATGACTGTCCTGCTCGGCGAGGAAAAGGACGTAGCCGAGGAGATAGCCGGAATCACAGACAGGGCGATGAACGGTGAGATAGGATACGCCGAGAGTCTGAGACAGCGGATAGAGCTTCTCGAAGGTCTTCCCGAAGAGAGGATGAACCACGCCTTCGAGAGAATAAAGTTCCACGAGGGCGCAGCCGACCTCATAAACGACCTGCGTGACGCGGGAGTCTTCGTAGCCATACTCACAGGAGGATTCGAGAGGGGAGTCGAGTCGATCCTCGAACGCAGCGGTATAGAGGTCGACGAGATAGTCGCTAACAGACTCGTCCTCGAAAACGGCGCGCTTACAGGAGAGGTCGAGGGAAGCCTCATAGAGGGAACCAAGGACGAGGCTCTCGAACGTCTGGCTACGTCAGAGGGTGTAGACCTCGAAGACACAATGGCTGTCGGCGACGGCGCGAACGACCTTCCGATGCTCAGAATAGCAGGCGATGCGATAGGATACGAGCCGAAGCCGACTGTCCGCGAGGAGTGTGACACAGTCGTGGCTTCTGTCGAGGAGCTAAGACGTCTCCTCGAAGAGAGAGGAGTTCTCGGGTAG